In Gemmatimonadota bacterium, the following are encoded in one genomic region:
- a CDS encoding dihydrodipicolinate synthase family protein, which translates to MTSQTRKSPDEIKNLLEGPVTSIPTPFLSNGDIDWDGVGNIIEIGIGGGSGVILLTAGDSQYFCLSEDEIAQLTQFTIARTAGRALTIAATGAWPTRQAEAFAHRCVEWGVDALMSVTTFHGSDPEGVAAHNAVIGKIIPVMLVGYPSHRALDMLIDEPGICCFKEDGDTAYAVETLQKYGHHWKIMTGGTLWRHLLEWPFGCTTFMDWSTSFSPHIGSEFHQALCRNDIAEARRITVEIERPLWDLQPNFRGGWQTMWRAILELYGVSARYLRSPQLSATEKDLEFLRASLGQIGLL; encoded by the coding sequence ATGACCTCACAAACGCGAAAATCGCCCGATGAAATCAAAAACCTCCTCGAAGGCCCTGTCACATCGATACCGACACCTTTTCTATCAAATGGAGACATCGACTGGGACGGCGTAGGCAACATCATCGAAATCGGCATTGGAGGCGGCAGCGGCGTCATCTTGCTGACAGCGGGCGACAGCCAGTACTTCTGCCTCAGCGAAGACGAAATCGCTCAACTAACACAATTTACCATCGCGCGTACCGCCGGTCGCGCCCTCACCATCGCCGCGACCGGAGCATGGCCCACCCGGCAAGCAGAAGCATTCGCCCACAGATGCGTCGAATGGGGCGTAGATGCGCTCATGTCCGTCACCACATTCCACGGCTCAGACCCCGAAGGCGTGGCTGCTCACAATGCCGTAATCGGCAAAATCATACCGGTGATGCTCGTCGGCTATCCCTCGCACCGCGCACTGGATATGCTCATAGACGAACCCGGCATCTGCTGCTTCAAAGAAGACGGTGACACGGCCTATGCCGTAGAAACTTTGCAAAAATACGGCCACCACTGGAAAATCATGACCGGAGGCACCCTGTGGCGCCACCTCCTCGAATGGCCCTTTGGCTGTACTACCTTCATGGACTGGTCCACCTCATTCTCCCCACACATCGGCTCGGAATTCCACCAGGCGCTCTGCCGCAACGACATAGCCGAAGCGCGGCGGATCACAGTCGAAATCGAACGCCCGCTCTGGGATCTACAGCCCAATTTCCGGGGCGGCTGGCAAACCATGTGGCGCGCCATCCTGGAACTCTACGGCGTCTCCGCCCGATATCTCAGATCCCCCCAACTCTCTGCCACGGAAAAAGACTTGGAATTTCTCCGTGCGTCTCTGGGTCAAATCGGCCTGCTGTAA
- a CDS encoding Gfo/Idh/MocA family oxidoreductase produces the protein MTTNTIRVGIIGTGSRGINCIGHQIAEQASDLDITITAFCNRTESRMHIALEDVNRIAAAAGNRTFSPAFYSDPTALIADDNVDLVVITTPTAAHREAAIPALRSGKKVYLDKPIAHTLEDAIAIQKEEHNTNNPMIMGFTRRYEQPWIELYNLLKSGVIGDLKMMLIRAVIPYTHYFMTWHRTRALSGGALNDKASHYTDVFNWFAGGHCLQVNAFGGRNLFEVREDAPEFCAVCDDWTCPYRAELVETGTQDQARGAIDQTFAQETDPMRRKDNCVYKPGADIFDHASIHFQYDNGIVASIFYAIYGPQAEDEETFELVGTKGRMILTRLKGEIDLVTDYGERREEIIQCKAEAFETSHFGADRKLVQEIAKFARGGPSPVDGQYGMEATRMILSAMQSIDQGGETVRLANGPI, from the coding sequence GTGACAACAAACACCATTCGCGTGGGCATCATCGGAACTGGCAGCCGTGGCATCAACTGTATTGGCCATCAAATTGCCGAACAAGCCAGCGACCTGGACATCACAATCACCGCCTTCTGCAACCGCACAGAAAGCCGCATGCACATCGCCCTTGAAGATGTAAACAGAATCGCAGCAGCAGCGGGCAACAGAACTTTTTCACCCGCATTCTACAGCGATCCAACAGCCCTGATTGCCGACGATAACGTAGATCTGGTTGTCATCACCACGCCCACGGCGGCCCATCGCGAAGCGGCAATACCCGCACTGCGCTCGGGCAAAAAGGTCTATCTGGACAAGCCCATCGCACATACGCTTGAAGACGCCATAGCCATTCAAAAAGAAGAGCACAACACAAATAATCCGATGATCATGGGCTTTACCAGGCGCTATGAACAGCCCTGGATCGAACTCTACAACCTGCTGAAAAGCGGCGTCATTGGCGACCTCAAAATGATGCTTATTCGCGCCGTAATCCCCTATACGCATTATTTTATGACCTGGCACCGCACGCGGGCCTTAAGCGGTGGTGCGCTCAACGACAAGGCATCGCACTACACAGACGTATTCAACTGGTTTGCGGGCGGCCATTGCCTCCAGGTCAACGCCTTTGGGGGGCGCAACCTCTTTGAAGTGCGCGAAGACGCGCCCGAATTTTGTGCCGTCTGCGACGACTGGACCTGTCCTTATCGAGCGGAGTTGGTCGAAACGGGTACACAGGATCAGGCCCGGGGCGCGATAGATCAGACCTTCGCCCAGGAAACCGACCCCATGCGCCGAAAAGACAACTGCGTATATAAACCCGGCGCAGACATCTTCGACCACGCATCCATCCACTTCCAGTACGACAACGGAATCGTCGCCTCCATCTTCTACGCCATTTACGGTCCCCAAGCCGAAGACGAAGAAACCTTTGAACTGGTCGGCACAAAAGGCCGAATGATCCTGACGCGCCTGAAAGGCGAAATCGATCTCGTAACGGACTACGGAGAACGCAGAGAAGAAATCATACAATGCAAAGCCGAAGCCTTTGAAACCTCTCACTTCGGCGCAGACCGCAAGCTGGTTCAGGAAATTGCCAAATTTGCCCGCGGCGGGCCATCCCCTGTGGATGGCCAATACGGCATGGAAGCCACGCGAATGATCCTATCCGCAATGCAATCCATCGATCAGGGCGGCGAAACCGTTCGCCTCGCCAATGGACCAATATAA
- a CDS encoding phytanoyl-CoA dioxygenase family protein, which translates to MDREAMSNEENYSFDVAGYLHIPGVLNRGEVKALNEALDKGGQSEGMLRWDSPLRDLFRDLMIHPQLVWYLNQIVGYGFRLDREPELLCDETWDVEAPLVGGNEPRDPARAYYFQNGRRYCQAVRAIWALEDVEEGDGGFVMVPCTHKVNVETPEDVATGVDDMGLTFQPLLKAGDLFLVAGTVLQGVRQSKGSRRLLSYEYVGRAAIQSAGTGPMVAEDPSPEWQAEISPEQRASLYKPDYAYSTPPPVIVTDGETVKIDESREVFHPSIYSRDSNSNIDEKEFYFWELNGYLILKGVMDEEWLEKANEAIDKFEDQIVVQEELSRGSKSLAGTGRPVLGGLLDLPEPYCEPFRKMVAHPLVQHRLTWMGGSGARMSGPSAFCSVQGTSGHALHDAGEPMYPPMGYQFQNGRSYSEAVTITWQLRDVPPGLGGFACVPGSHKGKYPTPPGVRSCDDDMGLVKQLVMEAGDVLFFADGATTHGTTAWKNPIPRRGILIKYSSRSFHRSGGEIVHPWNRWGDDMVEGMTDAHLAVMRGTDRDAREYNVPRLEVKDGEVEVSYERGQALYSGEAPVTPVVEQMRNRAGR; encoded by the coding sequence ATGGACCGGGAAGCGATGAGCAACGAGGAGAATTACAGCTTTGATGTGGCAGGTTATTTGCACATCCCGGGCGTGTTGAACCGAGGTGAGGTGAAGGCGCTGAATGAGGCGCTGGACAAAGGGGGGCAGAGTGAGGGGATGTTGAGATGGGATTCCCCACTTCGGGATCTGTTTCGGGATTTGATGATTCATCCACAATTGGTGTGGTATTTGAATCAGATTGTGGGCTATGGGTTCCGGCTGGACCGGGAGCCAGAGTTGTTGTGCGATGAGACCTGGGATGTAGAGGCGCCCCTGGTGGGGGGCAATGAGCCGAGAGATCCTGCCAGGGCGTACTATTTTCAGAACGGCCGCCGGTATTGCCAGGCAGTGCGAGCGATCTGGGCGCTTGAGGATGTGGAAGAGGGCGATGGTGGATTTGTGATGGTGCCGTGTACCCACAAGGTGAATGTGGAGACGCCAGAGGATGTGGCTACGGGTGTGGATGATATGGGTCTGACATTCCAGCCATTGCTAAAGGCCGGAGACCTGTTTCTGGTGGCGGGGACGGTGTTGCAGGGGGTGCGGCAGAGCAAAGGGTCTCGGAGATTGTTGAGCTACGAGTATGTGGGGCGGGCGGCGATTCAGTCTGCTGGGACGGGTCCAATGGTTGCGGAGGATCCTTCTCCAGAGTGGCAGGCGGAGATCAGCCCCGAACAGCGCGCGTCGCTTTACAAACCGGATTATGCGTATTCGACGCCTCCACCGGTGATTGTGACGGATGGCGAGACGGTAAAAATAGATGAATCGCGAGAGGTGTTTCATCCCTCGATTTACAGCCGGGATTCCAATTCCAATATCGATGAAAAAGAGTTCTATTTTTGGGAATTGAACGGGTATTTGATTCTCAAAGGGGTGATGGACGAAGAGTGGTTGGAGAAGGCGAATGAGGCGATTGACAAATTTGAGGACCAGATTGTGGTGCAGGAGGAATTGTCGCGGGGGTCGAAGAGTCTGGCGGGCACGGGGCGTCCGGTGCTGGGTGGTTTGCTGGATCTTCCCGAGCCGTATTGCGAGCCGTTTCGGAAGATGGTGGCTCACCCGCTTGTGCAACACAGGTTGACATGGATGGGTGGAAGCGGCGCGCGAATGAGTGGGCCGTCGGCGTTTTGTTCGGTTCAAGGGACGTCTGGCCATGCGCTGCACGATGCCGGGGAACCGATGTATCCGCCGATGGGCTATCAGTTTCAGAATGGGCGGAGCTATTCGGAGGCGGTGACGATCACATGGCAGTTGCGGGATGTTCCGCCCGGTCTTGGCGGGTTTGCCTGTGTCCCGGGTTCTCACAAGGGGAAATACCCAACGCCGCCGGGCGTGCGATCTTGCGATGATGACATGGGGCTGGTGAAGCAACTGGTGATGGAGGCGGGAGATGTACTGTTTTTTGCCGATGGCGCAACGACGCATGGCACCACGGCGTGGAAGAATCCCATCCCGCGGCGGGGGATCCTGATCAAGTACTCGTCGCGGAGTTTTCACCGCAGCGGTGGGGAGATAGTGCATCCGTGGAACCGCTGGGGCGACGATATGGTGGAGGGCATGACGGACGCGCATTTGGCCGTGATGCGCGGCACGGATCGTGATGCGCGAGAATACAATGTGCCCCGGCTGGAGGTGAAGGATGGCGAGGTGGAGGTGTCCTACGAGCGGGGGCAGGCACTTTATAGCGGCGAAGCGCCGGTGACGCCAGTGGTTGAACAGATGCGAAATAGAGCAGGCCGTTAG
- the purN gene encoding phosphoribosylglycinamide formyltransferase, with translation MPSRRVLQLGFLASHRGTNLQAILDACKTGRLQARPRVVISNNSDSGALQRARKMGVPAVHLSTYTHSEPGALDGAILAFLHEYGVEVVCLAGYMKRLGPRTLAAYRGRVLNIHPSLLPKFGGQGFYGEVVHRAVLAAGDRETGATVHLVDEEYDHGQVLDQVRVPVDPGDSIETLAARVLQQEHRLYVRTLQRIASGEIELQEL, from the coding sequence ATGCCGAGTAGAAGGGTCTTGCAACTGGGCTTTCTGGCTTCTCATAGAGGTACCAATTTGCAGGCTATTCTCGACGCCTGCAAAACAGGACGATTGCAGGCCAGGCCCAGGGTGGTCATCAGCAATAACTCGGATTCCGGAGCTTTGCAGCGGGCGAGAAAGATGGGCGTGCCAGCGGTGCATTTGAGTACCTATACCCATTCCGAACCCGGCGCTCTGGATGGGGCCATTCTGGCGTTTTTGCATGAATATGGAGTTGAGGTGGTCTGTCTTGCCGGGTATATGAAACGGTTGGGGCCGCGGACTTTGGCTGCGTACAGGGGGCGCGTTCTCAATATCCATCCATCCCTGTTGCCGAAGTTTGGAGGTCAGGGGTTTTACGGAGAGGTCGTGCATCGGGCGGTGTTGGCCGCGGGTGATCGTGAGACAGGGGCTACGGTGCATCTGGTTGACGAAGAATACGACCACGGTCAGGTTTTGGATCAGGTCCGGGTGCCGGTTGATCCTGGGGATTCGATCGAGACTCTGGCGGCCCGGGTGCTGCAACAGGAACACAGGCTTTACGTCCGGACATTGCAGCGCATTGCCTCTGGTGAGATTGAGTTGCAGGAGCTATAG
- a CDS encoding phytanoyl-CoA dioxygenase family protein produces the protein MTPIPMTDEQKFFFDLRGWILIPSVLSATEIEEMKAEVYAGARRSYEGALQNLLDHPAIVGILNEILSEDPFVKDDCYGFRCEGSFTTVRPPGWDKSERRDNGMPHVVRPPQQANAMRYQVAGNKIFAGLTRVVWELEEVVAGQGGTSFLSGSHKAHFNYGGPDRFRPNIGGSPYESSMRDAMEDYSCPAGSVVIFTESLIHAANDWINPNNPRCAVFNCYNSIWAQWHRLNLDHETIEAMPPKRRTLFRGTWAIGGGPNGNREYSLDNRTV, from the coding sequence ATGACACCCATACCCATGACCGACGAACAAAAATTCTTCTTCGACCTTCGCGGCTGGATCCTGATACCATCTGTGCTATCGGCAACCGAGATAGAAGAGATGAAAGCGGAAGTATATGCCGGTGCCAGGCGGAGTTATGAGGGCGCGCTTCAGAACCTGCTGGATCACCCGGCAATCGTGGGCATTCTAAACGAAATCCTATCTGAAGACCCCTTTGTGAAAGACGACTGCTACGGCTTCCGCTGCGAAGGCTCCTTCACCACCGTGCGACCTCCCGGATGGGACAAATCGGAACGGAGAGACAACGGCATGCCCCACGTCGTGCGTCCACCCCAGCAGGCTAACGCCATGCGCTATCAGGTCGCGGGAAACAAAATTTTTGCCGGGCTGACCCGGGTCGTGTGGGAACTCGAGGAAGTCGTGGCAGGACAGGGCGGCACCTCTTTTCTCAGCGGGTCACACAAAGCCCACTTCAATTACGGCGGCCCGGATCGGTTTCGACCAAATATCGGCGGCTCCCCCTATGAATCCAGTATGAGAGACGCAATGGAAGATTATAGCTGCCCCGCAGGCTCGGTAGTCATCTTCACGGAAAGCCTGATCCACGCTGCCAATGACTGGATCAACCCGAACAACCCGAGATGCGCGGTCTTCAACTGCTACAACTCCATCTGGGCGCAGTGGCACCGCCTCAACCTCGACCACGAAACAATCGAAGCCATGCCCCCCAAGCGGCGGACGCTCTTCCGCGGCACCTGGGCAATTGGCGGCGGTCCCAATGGAAACCGCGAGTACTCGCTGGATAACAGAACCGTCTAA